The DNA region GTGTGCGTGGGGGCGGCGGGGTGCGCCCCGTCCGCGCGTGCGGCCGGGCGGGCCGTCTCCGCGAGTGGCGCGGCGCCCGCCTCGGCTTCGGCCTCGTCCTCGATCTCCGCCGGTGCGGGCACCGGTGCCCCCAGCGACCCGGCCGTCGCGTGCAGGTGGTCGGGACACCCCGTCGCTCCGCCGGGCCGCGTCAGCGCGTCCGCTGCGGCGAGCAGCAGCCAGGCCCGGCCGCGGCTCCAGCCGGGGGCAGGTTCGGGGAGGGGGTGCCAGCCCGTGGCGGGGTCGTGACGCCAGGCGGGGGCGAGGGGGCCGCCGTCCCCGACGCACAGCTCCAAGTGGCGGCGTAGGTGCGATGCCGCCGCCTCCCTCCCTCGCGGCCCCGCCGAGGCGAGGAGCGGGACGAGCCCCGGCGCCCCGTCGGCGCGGGCGAGGAGGCGGGGGCCGCCGAAGGCCGCGCCCCAGGGGACCAGGCCGAGTTCGGGGTCGAAGGCGGCGAGGCAGGCGCGGGCCGCGCGGGTGCGGAGGGCGGCGGCGGGCTCCGACGCGGTGGCGAGGGCGGTGCCGTACCAGAGGATCAGGCCGCGGGTCGCGGTGTCGGCGTCGGCCCAGTCGGCGAGGCGCGCCGTGCACTCCTCGGCGGCGGCCCGGTCGGCCGGGGCGCCCGTGGACCGCGCCCGCAGCCACAGCAGTCCGGCCCAGAAGCCGCCCGTCCAGGAGCCCCGCCGGGTCGTGGTCCACGTGCCGGTGTCGGGGTCGGCGGACAGCGGGAAGCGGGGGCCGACCTCGGCGAGGGTCACGGCGACCCGGCCGAGCACGGCCTGCAGGGCACTCTCGGCCCACCCGTCGGTCACCCCGCCCGACCCGTCATGCATCCGCTCCCCCGTCACGCGTCCCACTCCCCCGTCCTCTGCATCCGGCCCCCACTCCGCTCCACCCATCCCGCACTTCAACCGCTCCTCCGCACACCGCTCCACGGCCGAGCACACCCCCTCACTCGCCCGATCCCGCCGCGTCCGCCCCACCCACCCTGCACCTCAACCACTCCTCCACACTCCGCTCCACCGCTCGACCGCTTC from Streptomyces flavofungini includes:
- a CDS encoding sugar ABC transporter permease codes for the protein MGRVTGERMHDGSGGVTDGWAESALQAVLGRVAVTLAEVGPRFPLSADPDTGTWTTTRRGSWTGGFWAGLLWLRARSTGAPADRAAAEECTARLADWADADTATRGLILWYGTALATASEPAAALRTRAARACLAAFDPELGLVPWGAAFGGPRLLARADGAPGLVPLLASAGPRGREAAASHLRRHLELCVGDGGPLAPAWRHDPATGWHPLPEPAPGWSRGRAWLLLAAADALTRPGGATGCPDHLHATAGSLGAPVPAPAEIEDEAEAEAGAAPLAETARPAARADGAHPAAPTHTPPPAAPLIPPADTSHPDGPPDTSAAAITAVALLKLATLPGQEACARRAEAVLHRLVTAHLSGTESATATDSATGTDSATVPDPATGTDSATAPDPAAGTDPPPGMLLHGCHDAATGTAVQHELIWGDFFLALGLAALTGLVDPREA